The Chanos chanos chromosome 3, fChaCha1.1, whole genome shotgun sequence genome segment TTCCCTGTTAACGAGCATTACTTTGGATTGGTCAATGTAAGCGACAGCGATTGCATGGTGTTTTGCCGTATGTCATCAGTTTGTGGACTTATCATTTTCTCACAGAGCACTcttgaccgtgtgtgtgtgtgtgtgtgtgtgtgtgtgcgtgcgtgtgcgtgtgtgtgtccggccCGCAGTTTGGGAACACCTGCTACTGTAACTCAGTGCTGCAAGCCCTCTATTTCTGCCGTCCGTTTCGGGAGAAGATCCTGGCATACAGGAGCCAGCCACGGCGCAAAGAGAACCTGCTCACCTGCCTGGCGGACCTGTTCCACAGCATTGCCAACCAGAAAAGGAAAGTGGGTGTCATTCCTCCCAAGAAGTTCATCACGCGACTACGCAAGGAGAATGgtgagagagcgggagagagagaggaaaacggAAAACGGGGGAAGAGGACAGGAAGGGTGGAGAGAGCGAAGGGAGTGATATGGGAGAGTGGAAGAATagatgaaaaggaagaaagaaaaaggaatttaaaaaaaaaacggcagaGGGAGTAGAAGTGTGTGGGTTGGTGACACAGTGACTTTGTCAGCTGGTTCAGACTTGGACTCGGATAAGATGCAGATAAGATATACtttagggtttttgtttttgtttgtttgtttgtttgtttgagatttAGCTAAGGTTATGTCAAGGAGAGCAGTGTCCAGCGCTGCCTGGACCTGACACTAACATACAGGGCAGGGGAAACTGCTGCCCTCATTAAAAGGCGCTGATGCACCAATACTGTGGCAGGCAATATCCTAGCTCTCCAATAACTTCAATGTCACTCAAACAGACACTTTAAGACCTTTACTGTACAATTTACTGAGCTGTACTGTACAGTATTAAATATGCAGTGTTACAgcaaatgtacatatatatatatgtatatatataagtttatGTTACAGTGAAGTGGGATTGTCCAGTACTGACAGTTCACTCCTTTCTCACCCCCTGTCGTGTCGCCCCCTGTAGAGCTGTTTGATAACTACATGCAGCAGGATGCCCACGAGTTCCTCAACTACCTGCTGAACACCATCGCAGACCTGCTGCAGGAAGAGAGGAAGCAAGACAAGCAGAACGGCAAACTGGCCAACGGCACGCTCGACTCCCAGAACAACAACAGCGCCCCGCCCTCTTCCACGTGGGTGCACGAAATCTTCCAGGGCACGCTGACCAATGAGACGCGCTGCCTCACCTGCGAGACGGTAAGGTCCCGGCCACGCCCACCAGCGCGGTTCACAGCCGTTGATATCCAGAGAGTTGTTTTAGCCAGTTTGGCGTTTCTGAGCAGTTATGTCTCTATCTGATGTGGGCTGCTGGacttttccttttcccttttcctttatcttttcccttttccttttccttttcctcagaTAAGCAGCAAAGACGAGGACTTCTTGGATTTGTCCGTCGACGTTGAACAGAACACGTCAATCACGCACTGCCTGAGGTCAGACGCCACCTGACgaaacacatatcacacacacacacacatcacacacatcacacgcacacatcacacgctttctgtttctctctctctgccgttGACGTTGAACAGAACACGTCAATCACGCACTGCCTGAGGTCAGATGCCACCTGAcgaaacacacatcacacgcacacacacacatcacacacacacacgcccatgcacacacatgctttctgtttctctctctctctctgccgttGACTTTCTGTTACCTCCCGCTATGTATAATCCTGTTCCCGCTCTTGTTTGTCAACAGGGGtttcagtaacacagagaccCTGTGCAGTGAATATAAATACTACTGTGAGGAATGTAGGAGTAAGCAGGAGGCGCACAAAAGGTGAGAGGtttatatgtctctgtgttcgaCTCCCACAGCCCAGACTTCGGTCAGTCAAAacggctctttttttttgtttttgtttttttttttcagttccagGCCCGGCGACTCTCTGGGCACCACGCTGTctttcttgttttaaatgattattatttatttatttatttatttatttattttgcccaGGTGTGATAGTAGGGGGCTTGGTTTAAAGAAGGGTTCTGTAGTTCTGGTTGTGGGTGACCCAAACCCTGCTGTTTCTCCTGTCAGTCAAGtcactgtggtctctgattggccgaAGAGCACGCTTGTTTCTTAAcgtttatatattattttttcagtttttaaataacTGGATGAAACAAAGGCATTgttcaaaacaaatccaaatatCCAGTTTCACAACCTTACGctttaaaaaagtgtgtgttctgtggtgggtttgtttgtttgttttatggtaTTATTGGTGGATGTACTTGAAAATTGCACTGGTGAGCGTAACGCGGATAATTCACACGGAGAAATAACGGTTTTGATTGGTCAGCTCCACTACCAAGGGCTCCTGCCAGAACCAGCGTGGTTTAGGTGAAGTCTTAACAGAGCCGTGTGGTGATAGTCATTTCTCATTCAGTTTGTGGGATTAGAGTTACGGTTGACAGCAGCTCTGCTGAGAGATGTTACCTCTAACCACTGAAGTGCGAACCacatcagacaaaacacaactcATGGTTGAAACGCTCATGGTGAACGGTAGTGCAGCATCGTTAGTCACTTGTGTAAAAAGTGAACAGATGCAACAGAGAGTCCacatgacagaaaagagagcCGCCGGCGTAGCTGTGATTTGATTGGACGGGTTTTACAGACACCCGTATCAAAGCAGACAGAAACCAAGAACCGGTGGTTCTCGTGGGCTCATTCATTTTTGCATGTGCGtttctgcgtgtatgtgtttctgtgtgtgtgtgtgtgtgcgcgcgcgcctatgtgcatgtatgcgtttgtgcgtgtgtgtgtgtgtgcgtgcgtgtatgcgcttgtgtgcgtgtgtgtgtgtgtgtgtgcgtgcgcgtgtgtgtgtgcgcgtgcgtgtgcatttgtgtgtgcgtgtatgcgtttgtgtgtgtgtgtgtgtgtaggatgcgGGTGAAAAAGTTACCCATGATCCTGGCCCTCCACCTGAAGAGGTTTAAATACATGGAGCAGCTACAACGCTACACTAAACTGAGCTACCGCGTGGTTTTCCCCCTGGAGCTGCGTCTCTTCAACACCTCCGGAGACGCCACCAATCCCGAGAGGCTTTACGACCTGGTCGCCGTGGTGGTGCACTGTGGGAGGTCGGTTCAGGGCCGTGTCGAGTTTCTTTTGTAATCGGAAACGTAATCACATAacgaaaatatttatttgaatttgaatttgatttcCTACGTAATACCTTGTCAAAGCAACTTCCCATAATGAGTATGTAATAAGCTTTGTACACTAATGTAATGAGTGTAATTCTTTCAA includes the following:
- the usp12a gene encoding ubiquitin carboxyl-terminal hydrolase 12A isoform X2 — its product is MEILMTVSKFASFCTMGANASALEKEIGSEQFPVNEHYFGLVNFGNTCYCNSVLQALYFCRPFREKILAYRSQPRRKENLLTCLADLFHSIANQKRKVGVIPPKKFITRLRKENELFDNYMQQDAHEFLNYLLNTIADLLQEERKQDKQNGKLANGTLDSQNNNSAPPSSTWVHEIFQGTLTNETRCLTCETVSSKDEDFLDLSVDVEQNTSITHCLRGFSNTETLCSEYKYYCEECRSKQEAHKRMRVKKLPMILALHLKRFKYMEQLQRYTKLSYRVVFPLELRLFNTSGDATNPERLYDLVAVVVHCGSGPNRGHYIAIVKSHDFWLLFDDDIVEKIDAQAIEEFYGLTSDISKNSESGYILFYQSRD
- the usp12a gene encoding ubiquitin carboxyl-terminal hydrolase 12A isoform X1, yielding MEILMTVSKFASFCTMGANASALEKEIGSEQFPVNEHYFGLVNFGNTCYCNSVLQALYFCRPFREKILAYRSQPRRKENLLTCLADLFHSIANQKRKVGVIPPKKFITRLRKENELFDNYMQQDAHEFLNYLLNTIADLLQEERKQDKQNGKLANGTLDSQNNNSAPPSSTWVHEIFQGTLTNETRCLTCETISSKDEDFLDLSVDVEQNTSITHCLRGFSNTETLCSEYKYYCEECRSKQEAHKRMRVKKLPMILALHLKRFKYMEQLQRYTKLSYRVVFPLELRLFNTSGDATNPERLYDLVAVVVHCGSGPNRGHYIAIVKSHDFWLLFDDDIVEKIDAQAIEEFYGLTSDISKNSESGYILFYQSRD